The following coding sequences are from one Patagioenas fasciata isolate bPatFas1 chromosome 23, bPatFas1.hap1, whole genome shotgun sequence window:
- the PHC2 gene encoding polyhomeotic-like protein 2 isoform X3: protein MTSGTGSSAATVAGAAPHNGENKPPQAIVKPQILTHVIEGFVIQEGAEPFPVGRSSLLVGTLKKKYAQELLAEKLPPQDNATTTDSEMEEPYLQESKEEGNPPKLKCELCGRVDFAYKFKRSKRFCSMACAKRYNVGCTKRVGLFHPDRSKLQKPGGPPHGRRRTCKGTLPPLSKDTKKQPPVSLPPGSVPLSVTASLQLNHSQEDSSRCSDNSSYEEPLSPISASSSTSRRRQGERDLELREMELPDVHVRDLPGIGHRFLPSEPSKWNVEDVYEFIRSLPGCQEIAEEFRAQEIDGQALLLLKEDHLMSTMNIKLGPALKIYARINMLKDS from the exons ATGACCTCGGGGACCGGCAGCTCTGCCGCCACCGTCGCCGGCGCTGCCCCCCACAATGGTGAGAACAAACCCCCCCAGGCCATCGTGAAACCCCAGATCCTCACCCACGTCATCGAGGGCTTCGTCATCCAGGAAGGGGCCGAACCGTTCCCG GTGGGGCGCTCCTCGCTGCTGGTGGGGACGCTGAAGAAGAAGTATGCGCAGGAGCTGTTGGCGGAGAAGCTCCCGCCGCAGGACAACGCCACCACCACCGACTCCGAAATGGAGGAACCTTATTTACAAG AATCCAAAGAGGAGGGGAACCCCCCCAAACTGAAGTGCGAGCTCTGCGGCCGCGTCGACTTCGCCTACAAGTTCAAGCGCTCCAAGCGCTTCTGTTCCATGGCCTGTGCCAAGAG GTACAACGTGGGCTGCACGAAGCGGGTGGGTTTGTTCCACCCCGATCGCAGCAAACTGCAAAAACCCGGCGGCCCCCCCCACGGCCGCCGCCGGACCTGCAAGGGGACGCTGCCCCCCCTCAGCAAAGACACCAAGAAGCAG CCGCCGGTTTCTCTCCCGCCGGGTTCGGTGCCTCTTTCCGTGACGGCGTCGTTGCAGCTCAACCATAGCCAAGAGGATTCCAGTCGTTGTTCGGATAATTCGAGCTACGAGGAGCCGCTTTCCCCCATCTCGGCCAGTTCCTCCACCTCCCGCCGGCGCCAGGGCGAGCGGGACCTGGAGCTGCGCGAGATGGAGCTGCCCGACGTGCACGTCCGTGACCTGCCCGGCATCGGCCACCGGTTCCTGCCCAGCGAGCCCAGCAAGTGGAACGTGGAGGACGTTTACGAGTTCATCCGCTCGCTGCCGG GCTGCCAGGAGATCGCGGAGGAGTTCCGTGCGCAGGAGATCgacgggcaggcgctgctgctgctcaaGGAGGATCATCTCATGAGCACCATGAACATCAAGCTGGGCCCGGCCCTCAAGATCTACGCCCGAATCAACATGCTCAAGGACTCCTAG